Genomic DNA from Streptomyces sp. AM 2-1-1:
TGACGTGGTCGAGCTGGACCAGCGGCCGGGGGGCAGCCGCCCGGGTGTCCGGGGCCGTCATGTCGTCGCCTCCGCGCGCTTGCGTACCCATGTGTTGAGGAGGGTGGCCAGGAGCAGCATCGCTCCGAGGAAGAACTTGAACCAGTCCGGGTTCCACTCCGCGTAGACGATGCCCTTGCTCGTCATGCCGAAGATGACGGCGCCGACGGCCGAGCCGATCGCGGAGCCGTAACCGCCGGTGATCAGGCAGCCGCCGATGACGGCCGCGATGATGTAGGTCAGCTCGTTGCCGACGCCCTCGCCGGACTGGACGACGTCGAAGCTGAAGAGCAGGTGCTGGCCGGAGACCCAGGCGGCGAACGCCACACCGAGGTAGAGCCCGATCTTGGTACGGATCACCGGGACGCCGACCGCGCGGGCCGCGCTCTCGTCGCCGCCGACCGCGAAGATCCAGTTGCCGAAGCGGGTGCGGAGCAGGATCCAGGTGGCGACGGCGACCAGGCCCAGCCACCACAGGATCGTCACCTTCAGCTCGACGCCGCCGAGGGTGAGCTGCGAGGCGAAGAGCGCGTGGGCGGAGTCGAAGCCCCACATGTCGCCGATCGCCTTGGTCGACACCGTGCCGCTGATGAGCTTGGTGAGACCGAGGTTGAGGCCGGTCAGCATGAGGAAGGTGCCGAGGGTGATGATGAAGCTCGGCAGCTTCGTCCGGGTCAGCATGAAGCCGTTGAACGCGCCGAAGGCCAGGGTGACCAGCAGCGAGACGAACACCCCGACCCAGACGTTGGCCGTCATCTGGTAGCTGAACATCGAGGAGACCAGCGCGGAGCTGGTCACCATGACACCGGCCGAGAGGTCGAACTCGCCGCCGATCATCAGCAGCGCGACGGGCGCGGCCATGATCCCGATGGTGGAGGCGGCGTAGAGCACCGTGCCGAAGCTGGAGAGCTGGAGGAAGCTGCTCGCGACCACCGAGAAGAAGAGGAAGACCGCGACGGCGCCGACGATCGAGCCCAGCTCGGGGCGGCCGAGGAGCCGGCG
This window encodes:
- a CDS encoding ABC transporter permease; the protein is MTGTGQSTAPAPAPGGADERLLRTSPLRRLLGRPELGSIVGAVAVFLFFSVVASSFLQLSSFGTVLYAASTIGIMAAPVALLMIGGEFDLSAGVMVTSSALVSSMFSYQMTANVWVGVFVSLLVTLAFGAFNGFMLTRTKLPSFIITLGTFLMLTGLNLGLTKLISGTVSTKAIGDMWGFDSAHALFASQLTLGGVELKVTILWWLGLVAVATWILLRTRFGNWIFAVGGDESAARAVGVPVIRTKIGLYLGVAFAAWVSGQHLLFSFDVVQSGEGVGNELTYIIAAVIGGCLITGGYGSAIGSAVGAVIFGMTSKGIVYAEWNPDWFKFFLGAMLLLATLLNTWVRKRAEATT